The proteins below are encoded in one region of Chelmon rostratus isolate fCheRos1 chromosome 21, fCheRos1.pri, whole genome shotgun sequence:
- the LOC121624509 gene encoding myosin-binding protein C, fast-type-like isoform X3, whose translation MPEPVPADKPEGEDALPADGEPGSTELTGLFVEKPPENVVAVAGSDITFIARVDSTTLTRKPTMKWLKGKWLDLGSKAGKHMQFKETYDRNTKIYTYEMKIIKVVPGDAGGYRCEVTAKDKCDSSTFEISVESAQQEEQADILSAFKRADAGEDEGDLDFSALLKATKKKKKPEKEEPDIDVWELLKNAHPSEYEKIAFQYGITDLRGMLKRLKKMKVEIKPSEAFLNKLDSCYSVDKGKKIVLKCEVVDPNVQVKWLKNGQEIKPSAKYVMEANGNIRTLTINKTTLADDAAYECVVGEDKCFTEVFVKEPPVTITKLMDDYHVVVGERVEFEIEVSEEGAHVMWYFEDIELHKEKDSTKYRFKKDGKKHTLIIQEATLDDIGMYHAWTNGGHTKGELEVEEKQLEVLQDIADLTVRATDQAMFKCEVSDDKVTGKWYKDGVEVLPSERIKMTHIGRFHRLLIDDVKPEDAGDYTFVPDGYALSLSAKLNFLEIKIDYVPRQDPPKIHLDTTGNMVSQNTIIVVAGNKLRLDVEITGEPAPVAVWSRGEQPITNTEGRVRVEARKDLSCFVIEGAEREDEGNYTITVTNPAGEDKAMLFVKIVDVPDPPEQVKCTSVGEDCATITWEPPKFDGGAPLKGYLMERKKKGSSRWTKLNFDVYESTTYEAKRMIEGVLYEMRVFAINSIGMSPPSLNSKPFMPIAPTSEPTRLTVHDVTDSTCSLKWLAPEKIGAGGLDGYIIEYCKEGDTEWVVANKEICERQGYVVRGLPVGEKINFRVVAVNIAGRSPPATLSQPVTIREIMEHPKIRLPRELRTKYIRKVGEKVNLTIPFQGKPRPVATWYKDGQPVDPKMVNVRNSNVDSILFIRSAEREHSGKYELVLQIENMEDRATIEIRIIERPGPPVNVKVAEVWGFNAALEWEPPKDNGNSEITGYTIQKADMKTKEWYTVYEHNRRTNCTASDLIMGNEYMFRVYSENLCGLSEEPRQSKNTAVIVKTGLVHKQTPYKEREVSCVPKFTQPLVDRSVVAGYSTAISCAVKGFPRPKIVWMKNRMIIGEDPKYLMQNNQGVLTLNIRKPSTFDGGKYSCMAVNDLGKDEVECQLNVRVATDPEKK comes from the exons AGCCTGGATCAACTGAGCTCACTGGGCTCTTCGTGGAGAAGCCACCAGAAAATGTAGTCGCTGTTGCAG GTTCGGATATCACTTTCATAGCCAGGGTGGACTCCACCACCCTGACAAGAAAGCCCACGATGAAGTGGCTAAAGGGCAAGTGGCTGGACCTCGGCAGCAAAGCTGGGAAACACATGCAGTTCAAGGAAACATATGACAGAAATACCAAG ATCTATACGTACGAAATGAAGATCATCAAAGTGGTCCCCGGAGATGCTGGGGGCTACAGGTGTGAGGTGACGGCAAAAGACAAGTGTGACAGCTCCACCTTTGAGATCTCTGTTGAGT CTgcacagcaggaggagcaggccGATATTTTGTCCGCCTTTAAGAGAGC GGATGCTGGAGAGGACGAGGGAGATTTGGATTTCAGTGCTCTGCTGAAAGCCACTAAGAA gaagaagaagccTGAAAAGGAGGAACCGGACATCGATGTGTGGGAATTGCTTAAGAATGCCCATCCGAGCGAATATGAGAAAATCGCCTTTCAGTATGGCATCACTGACCTGAGGGGCATGCTGAAACGtctgaagaagatgaaggtCGAGATCAAGCCCAGCGAGG CTTTCCTGAACAAGCTTGACTCCTGCTACTCGGTGGATAAGGGCAAGAAGATTGTCCTGAAGTGTGAGGTGGTGGATCCCAACGTCCAGGTCAAATGGTTGAAGAACGGCCAGGAGATCAAACCCTCAGCCAA GTATGTCATGGAGGCGAACGGAAACATCAGAACGCTCACCATCAATAAGACGACCCTGGCTGATGATGCTGCGTACGAGTGTGTGGTCGGGGAGGACAAGTGTTTCACAGAGGTGTTTGTCAAAG AGCCCCCTGTGACCATCACCAAGCTGATGGATGACTACCACGTGGTCGTTGGAGAGAGAGTGGAGTTTGAGATCGAGGTGTCGGAGGAGGGCGCCCATGTCATGTG GTACTTTGAGGATATAGAGCTTCACAAAGAAAAGGATTCCACTAAGTATCGCTTCAAGAAGGACGGAAAGAAGCACACACTCATCATCCAGGAGGCTACACTGGATGACATTGGAATGTACCATGCTTGGACAAATGGGGGGCACACCAaaggagagctggaggtggAAG AAAAGCAACTGGAGGTGTTGCAGGACATTGCTGATCTGACAGTCAGGGCAACGGACCAGGCTATGTTCAAGTGCGAGGTGTCTGATGACAAGGTCACAGGGAAGTGGTACAAAGATGGAGTGGAGGTCTTGCCAAGCGAGCGCATCAAAATGACTCACATCGGAAG GTTCCATCGGCTGCTTATTGATGACGTGAAGCCGGAGGATGCTGGAGACTACACGTTCGTTCCTGATGGATACGCTCTGTCACTTTCTGCCAAACTCAACTTCTTGg AAATTAAGATCGACTATGTTCCTAGACAAG ATCCTCCAAAGATCCACCTGGACACCACCGGAAACATGGTCTCCCAGAACACCATCATTGTGGTGGCGGGCAACAAGCTCCGTCTGGATGTGGAGATCACAGGAGAGCCGGCACCCGTTGCTGTTTGGTCCAGAGGAGAACAA CCAATTACAAACACTGAGGGCCGTGTAAGGGTGGAGGCGAGGAAAGACCTGAGCTGCTTCGTCAtagagggggcagagagggaaGACGAGGGCAACTACACCATCACTGTCACCAACCCTGCTGGAGAGGACAAGGCTATGCTGTTTGTGAAGATTGTGG ATGTGCCCGACCCCCCTGAGCAAGTCAAATGCACATCGGTGGGAGAGGACTGCGCCACCATCACTTGGGAGCCTCCCAAATTTGATGGTGGTGCACCACTCAAAG GTTATCTcatggagaggaagaagaaaggctCCTCCAGATGGACGAAGCTCAACTTTGATGTATACGAATCCACCACATATGAGGCCAAGAGGATGATTGAAGGTGTTCTGTATGAGATGAGGGTCTTTGCCATCAACAGTATCGGCATGTCTCCGCCGAGCCTCAACTCCAAGCCCTTCATGCCTATTG CCCCAACTAGCGAGCCAACGCGTCTGACAGTGCATGATGTGACAGACAGCACATGCAGCCTGAAGTGGCTCGCCCCTGAGAAGATTGGAGCCGGGGGCCTGGACGGCTATATCATTGAATACTGCAAGGAAGGAG acacTGAGTGGGTGGTGGCAAACAAGGAGATTTGTGAGAGGCAGGGATATGTGGTGCGTGGCCTCCCCGTGGGAGAGAAGATCAACTTCAGAGTGGTGGCCGTAAACATCGCTGGACGCAGTCCTCCTGCGACACTGTCGCAGCCCGTCACCATCCGCGAGATCATGG AACATCCTAAGATCCGCCTCCCTCGCGAGCTGAGGACAAAGTACATCAGGAAAGTAGGAGAAAAGGTCAACCTGACCATCCCCTTCCAG GGTAAGCCACGCCCTGTCGCAACCTGGTACAAGGATGGCCAACCCGTTGACCCCAAGATGGTCAACGTCCGTAACTCAAACGTGGACAGCATCCTCTTCATCCGCTCAGCGGAGAGGGAGCACTCCGGAAAATATGAGCTGGTGCTGCAGATCGAGAACATGGAGGACAGAGCCACCATTGAAATCAGAATTATTG AAAGGCCTGGACCTCCTGTGAACGTGAAGGTGGCAGAGGTCTGGGGCTTCAACGCAGCACTGGAGTGGGAGCCCCCCAAGGACAATGGCAACAGTGAGATTACTGGATACACCATCCAGAAGGCAGACATGAAGACTAAG gaATGGTACACTGTCTATGAGCACAACAGACGGACAAACTGCACAGCTTCCGATCTGATCATGGGCAACGAGTACATGTTCCGCGTTTACAGCGAGAACCTCTGCGGCCTGAGCGAGGAGCCGCGCCAAAGCAAGAACACGGCTGTCATTGTCAAGACAg GCCTGGTGCACAAACAAACCCCCTACAAGGAGAGGGAGGTGTCCTGTGTGCCCAAGTTCACTCAGCCCCTGGTTGACAGATCTGTAGTGGCCGGTTACAGCACTGCCATCAGCTGCGCCGTCAAAGGCTTCCCTAGG CCTAAGATTGTCTGGATGAAGAACAGGATGATCATCGGCGAGGACCCCAAATACTTGATGCAGAACAACCAGGGAGTGCTGACCCTCAACATTCGCAAGCCAAGCACCTTCGACGGTGGCAAATACTCCTGCATGGCCGTCAATGACCTGGGCAAGGACGAAGTGGAGTGCCAGCTGAACGTTCGAG TTGCCACAGACCCGGAGAAGAAGTGA
- the LOC121624509 gene encoding myosin-binding protein C, fast-type-like isoform X2 — translation MPEPVPADKPEGEDALPADGDSDADGDEPGSTELTGLFVEKPPENVVAVAGSDITFIARVDSTTLTRKPTMKWLKGKWLDLGSKAGKHMQFKETYDRNTKIYTYEMKIIKVVPGDAGGYRCEVTAKDKCDSSTFEISVESAQQEEQADILSAFKRADAGEDEGDLDFSALLKATKKKKKPEKEEPDIDVWELLKNAHPSEYEKIAFQYGITDLRGMLKRLKKMKVEIKPSEAFLNKLDSCYSVDKGKKIVLKCEVVDPNVQVKWLKNGQEIKPSAKYVMEANGNIRTLTINKTTLADDAAYECVVGEDKCFTEVFVKEPPVTITKLMDDYHVVVGERVEFEIEVSEEGAHVMWYFEDIELHKEKDSTKYRFKKDGKKHTLIIQEATLDDIGMYHAWTNGGHTKGELEVEEKQLEVLQDIADLTVRATDQAMFKCEVSDDKVTGKWYKDGVEVLPSERIKMTHIGRFHRLLIDDVKPEDAGDYTFVPDGYALSLSAKLNFLEIKIDYVPRQDPPKIHLDTTGNMVSQNTIIVVAGNKLRLDVEITGEPAPVAVWSRGEQPITNTEGRVRVEARKDLSCFVIEGAEREDEGNYTITVTNPAGEDKAMLFVKIVDVPDPPEQVKCTSVGEDCATITWEPPKFDGGAPLKGYLMERKKKGSSRWTKLNFDVYESTTYEAKRMIEGVLYEMRVFAINSIGMSPPSLNSKPFMPIAPTSEPTRLTVHDVTDSTCSLKWLAPEKIGAGGLDGYIIEYCKEGDTEWVVANKEICERQGYVVRGLPVGEKINFRVVAVNIAGRSPPATLSQPVTIREIMEHPKIRLPRELRTKYIRKVGEKVNLTIPFQGKPRPVATWYKDGQPVDPKMVNVRNSNVDSILFIRSAEREHSGKYELVLQIENMEDRATIEIRIIERPGPPVNVKVAEVWGFNAALEWEPPKDNGNSEITGYTIQKADMKTKEWYTVYEHNRRTNCTASDLIMGNEYMFRVYSENLCGLSEEPRQSKNTAVIVKTGLVHKQTPYKEREVSCVPKFTQPLVDRSVVAGYSTAISCAVKGFPRPKIVWMKNRMIIGEDPKYLMQNNQGVLTLNIRKPSTFDGGKYSCMAVNDLGKDEVECQLNVRVATDPEKK, via the exons AGCCTGGATCAACTGAGCTCACTGGGCTCTTCGTGGAGAAGCCACCAGAAAATGTAGTCGCTGTTGCAG GTTCGGATATCACTTTCATAGCCAGGGTGGACTCCACCACCCTGACAAGAAAGCCCACGATGAAGTGGCTAAAGGGCAAGTGGCTGGACCTCGGCAGCAAAGCTGGGAAACACATGCAGTTCAAGGAAACATATGACAGAAATACCAAG ATCTATACGTACGAAATGAAGATCATCAAAGTGGTCCCCGGAGATGCTGGGGGCTACAGGTGTGAGGTGACGGCAAAAGACAAGTGTGACAGCTCCACCTTTGAGATCTCTGTTGAGT CTgcacagcaggaggagcaggccGATATTTTGTCCGCCTTTAAGAGAGC GGATGCTGGAGAGGACGAGGGAGATTTGGATTTCAGTGCTCTGCTGAAAGCCACTAAGAA gaagaagaagccTGAAAAGGAGGAACCGGACATCGATGTGTGGGAATTGCTTAAGAATGCCCATCCGAGCGAATATGAGAAAATCGCCTTTCAGTATGGCATCACTGACCTGAGGGGCATGCTGAAACGtctgaagaagatgaaggtCGAGATCAAGCCCAGCGAGG CTTTCCTGAACAAGCTTGACTCCTGCTACTCGGTGGATAAGGGCAAGAAGATTGTCCTGAAGTGTGAGGTGGTGGATCCCAACGTCCAGGTCAAATGGTTGAAGAACGGCCAGGAGATCAAACCCTCAGCCAA GTATGTCATGGAGGCGAACGGAAACATCAGAACGCTCACCATCAATAAGACGACCCTGGCTGATGATGCTGCGTACGAGTGTGTGGTCGGGGAGGACAAGTGTTTCACAGAGGTGTTTGTCAAAG AGCCCCCTGTGACCATCACCAAGCTGATGGATGACTACCACGTGGTCGTTGGAGAGAGAGTGGAGTTTGAGATCGAGGTGTCGGAGGAGGGCGCCCATGTCATGTG GTACTTTGAGGATATAGAGCTTCACAAAGAAAAGGATTCCACTAAGTATCGCTTCAAGAAGGACGGAAAGAAGCACACACTCATCATCCAGGAGGCTACACTGGATGACATTGGAATGTACCATGCTTGGACAAATGGGGGGCACACCAaaggagagctggaggtggAAG AAAAGCAACTGGAGGTGTTGCAGGACATTGCTGATCTGACAGTCAGGGCAACGGACCAGGCTATGTTCAAGTGCGAGGTGTCTGATGACAAGGTCACAGGGAAGTGGTACAAAGATGGAGTGGAGGTCTTGCCAAGCGAGCGCATCAAAATGACTCACATCGGAAG GTTCCATCGGCTGCTTATTGATGACGTGAAGCCGGAGGATGCTGGAGACTACACGTTCGTTCCTGATGGATACGCTCTGTCACTTTCTGCCAAACTCAACTTCTTGg AAATTAAGATCGACTATGTTCCTAGACAAG ATCCTCCAAAGATCCACCTGGACACCACCGGAAACATGGTCTCCCAGAACACCATCATTGTGGTGGCGGGCAACAAGCTCCGTCTGGATGTGGAGATCACAGGAGAGCCGGCACCCGTTGCTGTTTGGTCCAGAGGAGAACAA CCAATTACAAACACTGAGGGCCGTGTAAGGGTGGAGGCGAGGAAAGACCTGAGCTGCTTCGTCAtagagggggcagagagggaaGACGAGGGCAACTACACCATCACTGTCACCAACCCTGCTGGAGAGGACAAGGCTATGCTGTTTGTGAAGATTGTGG ATGTGCCCGACCCCCCTGAGCAAGTCAAATGCACATCGGTGGGAGAGGACTGCGCCACCATCACTTGGGAGCCTCCCAAATTTGATGGTGGTGCACCACTCAAAG GTTATCTcatggagaggaagaagaaaggctCCTCCAGATGGACGAAGCTCAACTTTGATGTATACGAATCCACCACATATGAGGCCAAGAGGATGATTGAAGGTGTTCTGTATGAGATGAGGGTCTTTGCCATCAACAGTATCGGCATGTCTCCGCCGAGCCTCAACTCCAAGCCCTTCATGCCTATTG CCCCAACTAGCGAGCCAACGCGTCTGACAGTGCATGATGTGACAGACAGCACATGCAGCCTGAAGTGGCTCGCCCCTGAGAAGATTGGAGCCGGGGGCCTGGACGGCTATATCATTGAATACTGCAAGGAAGGAG acacTGAGTGGGTGGTGGCAAACAAGGAGATTTGTGAGAGGCAGGGATATGTGGTGCGTGGCCTCCCCGTGGGAGAGAAGATCAACTTCAGAGTGGTGGCCGTAAACATCGCTGGACGCAGTCCTCCTGCGACACTGTCGCAGCCCGTCACCATCCGCGAGATCATGG AACATCCTAAGATCCGCCTCCCTCGCGAGCTGAGGACAAAGTACATCAGGAAAGTAGGAGAAAAGGTCAACCTGACCATCCCCTTCCAG GGTAAGCCACGCCCTGTCGCAACCTGGTACAAGGATGGCCAACCCGTTGACCCCAAGATGGTCAACGTCCGTAACTCAAACGTGGACAGCATCCTCTTCATCCGCTCAGCGGAGAGGGAGCACTCCGGAAAATATGAGCTGGTGCTGCAGATCGAGAACATGGAGGACAGAGCCACCATTGAAATCAGAATTATTG AAAGGCCTGGACCTCCTGTGAACGTGAAGGTGGCAGAGGTCTGGGGCTTCAACGCAGCACTGGAGTGGGAGCCCCCCAAGGACAATGGCAACAGTGAGATTACTGGATACACCATCCAGAAGGCAGACATGAAGACTAAG gaATGGTACACTGTCTATGAGCACAACAGACGGACAAACTGCACAGCTTCCGATCTGATCATGGGCAACGAGTACATGTTCCGCGTTTACAGCGAGAACCTCTGCGGCCTGAGCGAGGAGCCGCGCCAAAGCAAGAACACGGCTGTCATTGTCAAGACAg GCCTGGTGCACAAACAAACCCCCTACAAGGAGAGGGAGGTGTCCTGTGTGCCCAAGTTCACTCAGCCCCTGGTTGACAGATCTGTAGTGGCCGGTTACAGCACTGCCATCAGCTGCGCCGTCAAAGGCTTCCCTAGG CCTAAGATTGTCTGGATGAAGAACAGGATGATCATCGGCGAGGACCCCAAATACTTGATGCAGAACAACCAGGGAGTGCTGACCCTCAACATTCGCAAGCCAAGCACCTTCGACGGTGGCAAATACTCCTGCATGGCCGTCAATGACCTGGGCAAGGACGAAGTGGAGTGCCAGCTGAACGTTCGAG TTGCCACAGACCCGGAGAAGAAGTGA